AAAAATGTTGATAGAAAAATAAAACAGTACAGCTGCATTGAACCAAAAAAGTCCCTGTTTCTCGATATGGACAAACTCCTGCCGGGTCAGCAACTGGTAAAAATAAAACAACGACAATATAATAAATACTATGCTCGAAGCCGTATTCGATTCCGTCGGATAGGCAAAAAGATTTCTTGCAAAATATACAGCGATAATAAATGCCGGTACACAAAGTGCAACTGTGAGTATTTTAAACTCTTTGCTGAAAAACGCTTTATAATAAATTACACCGAAGAACATGATATTGAGGATCACAAATATGTTTATCGCCAATATGTTGTTTATGTGCCACCAAGGTAATAACCATTGCGTCAAGTCGGATATAGCCGACACGATCAAAAAAAGACCTATAATTTTGGCGATCTTATCGAGGTGCCTGTAATTATAGATCAATGCGATAAGCGGCAGCAATCCTGACGCTGAAGAAATGTAATCAAATATCTGTTCTTTGGACATAAAGATAAGGTATTCAACTTCCGGTCAGCACGTTTTGCGGGCAATTAGCCGAACCCGGGCATGGATGCGCCTGCTCAGCAACAAATCCGGTAGCCCCTGTCGAACCATCGGATGTTGCCATCGCTTTGAACGTATGCGGCTGAGCAGCGCCTTCGGCTACTTCAACTTTTCCGTTCGCGGGCAAAAGATCCATACCCTGCGCGTTTGCGCCAACCAGTATAAAATGATCATCGCCGATAGCCCCGGCTATATATTTCTTTAAAAAATTTGCTATCCCGAAAATGAACTTCTGCCAGCCATTCAATCTTTGGCCGTTGCCATAATAAATACGTATGCCCAGGCAACCTGGCTGCTGCAAAAGGCGATTAAGTATTTCGCTGCCGAAAAATTGCGAAATGGAATTATGCGGATAACGGTCGCGATGGTTCTTCGTCCATTCTGCCGCTAACGCAATGTCAATTTCCGCCCCTTCCTTACCGGTTATAGGGGTCCTTGTTTTTGTTTCCATGATTTAAAATGAGTGAGTTGAGGGTTTATTTTACTAAAATTAGAATTAATTGGTTACTTAACCAACAAGCACTATAAGCCCTGGCAAGGCTTTGACTTTAAGTAAAAAATATTCAAACTGCTGATATTCAGCTTTGTTTTTGAAAATCGGCTTACTGTGTGCCTTTAAACAATACGTAGTTTTACGCAGCAAAAACAGTGTTCTTACGGTGTAGCAATATGGCTTTATAGACCCCCTGTTCAGCTTAATTGCAGGTAGATAAGCGCTGCAATTGCCCCGCCAATCACCGGACCAAGTATTGGTATCCAGGCATAGCCCCAGTCGCTTGTCCCCTTACTTTTGATGGGCAGCAGGGCATGCATAATACGAGGGCCAAGGTCGCGTGCAGGGTTGATGGCGTAGCCGGTGGTTCCGCCCAGGGAAAGGCCGATAACCCACACTAAAAGAGCGACCGGCAGCGCACCGACAGAGCCGAGGCCAATCGGCACTTTAGTAGGTTTAATTTCAGCGCCTGTTACATAAAAAACAACAAAAACCAGCACAAACGCCCCGATGATCTCACTGGCAATGTTTGACACATAGTTGCGTACGGCAGGACCTGTACAAAAAACCGCGAGAACGGATCCCGGCTCATTGGTCCGCTTAAAATGATCGTAATACATCACCCATACCAGCAATGCGCCGCACATAGCGCCCAGCATTTGTGCGATGATATATGAAAGTACATTCGACCACAAAAATTTACCGGCTATTGCCAGACCGATGGTAACGGCCGGGTTTAAATGTGCGCCGCTATAGGGCCCCGCTACGGTTATGCCGACAAAAACCGCAAGCCCCCACGCGGTAGTAATCACTATCCAACCACTATTGTTGCCTTTGGTATCTTTTAAAAGTACATTGGCTACCACGCCATCACCCAGCAGGATGAGCAGCATAGTTCCAATAAATTCAGCTAAAAATGGTGACATTATATCTTAGGTTTTTAAGTTGATATTTTTTGAGAAGCAGGATTCAAGATTTTTTGCCTGTCCTGAATCCTGGCTCTACTCAACACTCCATGCCTGTGCAGCACGCACAGCCTTTTTCCACCCTGCGATGCCCTGCTGTGTTTCAGTCGAATGGGCAACCGGTTCAAAGATCCTTTCAGCCTGCCATAGTTCTTTGATCTCATCCACACTTTTCCAGTATCCGACCGCCAGTCCCGCTAAATAGGCCGCGCCAAGCGCAGTAGTTTCCACTACATTTGGCCTGATGACTTTGCACCCCAGCAAATTTGCCTGGAACTGCATCAGTAAGTTATTACCCGTCGCACCCCCATCCACCCGTAGTTCGCTGATCGGTAAACCGGCGTCGGCTTCCATTGCTTTAAGCACGTCCATGGTTTGATAAGCGATAGATTGTAAAGCGGCCCTTGCTATATGCCCTGCGGTTGTGCCACGTGTTAGTCCGACAATTGTTCCGCGCGCTTCAGGGTCCCAGTAAGGGGCTCCCAATCCGGCAAAAGCTGGCACAAAATAAACACCGCCGATATCAGGTACACTTAAGGCAAGCTGCTCTACTTCCGCCGAGGTTTTGATAACACCCAATCCATCGCGCAGCCATTGTACCACTGCGCCACCAATAAATATACTGCCTTCAAAAGCGTAATGTGTCGTACCGTTTATTTTCCAAGCGATGGTAGTCAACAGGTTATTTTTTGATGCGATGAACTTTTCGCCAATGTTCATCAGCATAAAGCAGCCCGTTCCGTAGGTGTTTTTCACCATGCCGTTATCAATACACATTTGCCCGAAAAGTGCGGCGTGCTGGTCGCCCGCTATGCCGGCGATGGGTATTTTAGATGCAAAGATGGTAGTGGTGGTTTCTCCGTATATCTCGCTGCTTTGTTTCACCTCGGGCAGCATATTTTTGGGGATGTCCAATAATTGCAATAGCTCGTCATCCCATTCCAGCGTTTGTATGTTAAAGAGCATCGTACGGCTGGCATTGGTTACATCGGTAGCGTGAACTTTGCCGCGTGTAAATTTCCAAACCAGCCAGCTGTCGACCGTTCCAAAAGCGAGCTTGCCAGCCTCTGCTTTTGCCCGTGCACCTTTTACATTATCCAATATCCACCTGACTTTTGACCCCGAGAAATAAGCGTCAATAACCAAACCAGTTTTGGATTGCACCAGCGTGGCATGGCCGTCCTGTTTCAGCTGGTCGCAAAAACCCGCCGTGCGCCTGTCCTGCCAAACGATAGCGTTATAAATTGGTTCGCCGGTGGCCCTGTCCCAAACAATAGTAGTTTCCCGCTGATTGGTAATACCGATAGCCTTGATATTGGTACCATTGATCCCCATTTTCACGGTAGCCTCTGCGGCTACGCCAGCCTGGCTCGACCAGATTTCGTTGGGATCATGTTCAACCCAACCCGGCTGCGGGAATATCTGTGTAAATTCTTTCTGGGCCACCGACCTGATCTGCCCATTATGATCAAAAACTATTGCGCGCGAACTTGTGGTACCCTGGTCGAGGGCCAAAATATATTGTTCCATTACAGGTTTAAAAGAATAATTGGTTTATAAAGCTACCTAATATTTTCAGTACAATCCACGCGTCAGTGCAACAAATACGCTTGCGCCAGTTTTTTGAATGATGCAACCTGGCTTTCCTGCCATTGGCTATCCCTGCCTGATTCTGCCGCCATCAACCTGGCTGTCAGCGGCGCCGCCTCTATGGCCGCATCTGCGTCCAGGAACAAAAGCCTTACCCTTCGCGCCAATACATCTTCCACCGTCCGGGCCATTTCATGCCGCACCGCCCATATCACTTCAGCCTGCAGGTATTCGTAACGCGGGTGCAGTTTTTCGCCCCATACTTTGTTTTCATTGGCAAGTGCCAATAGTGATTTCCTATCGCTTCCATATACGTACAGGTGATCGTTCCAGTCCGTACCTTGCCGGCTTCCATGTATAGGCAGCTCTTTGGTCCGGCATAATGCCGGCTTTAATCCCGCTATCTCCATAGCTTTGTCAACTGTATCTTCGGCCATTTTCCGATAGGTTGTCCACTTACCGCCGGTCATCGTTATCAAGCCGGATGCCGACACCACGATCCTGTGCCCCCGCGAAATTTCTTTGGTTTTGGATGATTCGTCCTGCGGGGCCGCCAGGGGCCGTAAGCCCGCAAACACGCTTAACACATCCTTTCGTTCGGGCGGTCGCTCCAGGTACCTGGCGGTGTTTGCCAATATAAAATCTATTTCCTGCTCCCTTGCAACCGGTTCAATGCTATGTTCATCCAGCGGTGTATCGGTGGTTCCTATCACCAGCTTATCATGCCATGGTACGGCAAACAGTACGCGGCCATCATCCGTTTTTGGGATCATTAGGGCATCAGCCGATGGCATAAACGACCGGTTAAGGACCAGGTGTACACCTTGGCTGGGTCTCACCAATGGCTTTTTACCCGGCGAATCCATTTGCAGCAGGTCATCCACAAATACGCCCGTCGCGTTAATGATCGCCTTTGCTTTCAGATGATAGATTTTCCCTGTTTCAAGGTCATTGGCTACCACCCCCGAAAGCTTCATGTGCCCACCCTTTTCAAGCCCTGTTACTTTAAAATAGTTAAGTACCACGGCGCCCTGTTCAAGGCAGGTTTGGGCAAGATTTATGGCCAGCCTGGAATCGTCAAACTGGCCGTCGTAATAAACAACACCGCCATATAACCCTTTAGGTTCGATACCCGGAAGTCGTTCAAGGGTCTCTTTTTTCGAAATGTGCCTGGTTTTTCCAAAACTTAGTTTGCCTGCCAGCAGGTCGTAAAAAGCAAGACCAACGCTGTAGTACATGCCTTCCCACCAACGATAATTCGGGATAATAAACGGCAGGTTCTTTACCAGGTGCGGCGCGTTTTTGAGCAACAGGCCCCGTTCGCGCAGCGCCTCGCGTACAAGGCTGATATTGCCTTGCGCCAGGTAGCGTACGCCGCCATGTACAAGTTTGGTGCTTCGGCTCGAAGTCCCTTTGGCAAAGTCGGCCTGCTCAAGCAGCAAGGTTTGATAACCCCTCGAGGCAGCATCGAGCGCTATCCCAAGGCCCGTCGCTCCGCCACCGGTAATAATAATGTCCCAGGTTTTATCCGGATCCAGTGATCTAACAATTTCGCCCCTGTCGGTAGTTATCATCAAGATAAAAAGAAATAAACCGAAGGTACTGTATTAGACAGTGTGGGTTCGATATTATTTCGTTATCAAATTTTTAATTCAGTATTACTCGGTCGTGTCCGCTTCCTCTTTCAGCTCATCCTCCTTTTTGCCACGTCCAAGGTGCACTTTGGGATTGGCCTGCGTACCGGTTATCGTCATGGGTATGCCGAAAATGCCCAAAGGGGGCAGTCCCAGCCTGAATTTCAGGTTCAGGTCGCCATTAAAACTTACCTGGCCTTCAAACCTCGGCCTGAACCCGGCGATGCGCATTTTGGTACGTTCGATAGTGATGATGTTATTGGCGATGGTCGTTTTAATATCCACCTTTGATACATCCCCGGGTTTGCCCAGGCTATCCTTGCCGGTTTCCTTGGCTACCGAGCCGAAAAGCCTGAAACCTTTGATCTTCACCTTTTTTATGGAAAGCACGCCGCCGCCTTTAAGCGAGGGGTAAACAGGCTTCATGTCTTTATTCAGCTTGCCGCTCAGTTTATAGTCAAGCGAAACGATACCCTCTGCCGATGATGCCGACGTTGCCATATCATGGAACAGCTTTACCTGGTTGTAAGCTTTTTTAATATCAAACTCCTTAGCATTAATATGGTAATCAAAATATGCCCTTTGCGGGGTAACGCTGCCATAAGTGGCGTCCATTACCACCGGGGCGTCTATCATGGTAAAACCAGCCTGCTTCAAAACTATCTGCCCGTTGCTAATGTCCATTTCACCTTTTACATCGTTAATGTCAAGGCCCTGGTATTTCACCTTCTTCACGTCGGCGGTAAAAGTCAGGTTCAGGTTGGATGGTACAAGCACCACGCCTGTCGGCGCCGCGGCTGCTGTTTTTGCCGGCGGGTTTGTAGTAACGGCGGGTGGAGGGCCATCGGCAAAAGCCATAAAATCATCCGCAAGTATAAGACCGCTTTTTAAGTTAAAAGTACCGGTCAAAGGCGCGTTGGGCTTCATGGCATAATCTATCACATTGGATAATGCACCATCCAGCACAATAACCGAGTTGCCATAATTTGCGGTAAAGGCGTCAAA
Above is a window of Mucilaginibacter ginsenosidivorans DNA encoding:
- the glpK gene encoding glycerol kinase GlpK, whose amino-acid sequence is MEQYILALDQGTTSSRAIVFDHNGQIRSVAQKEFTQIFPQPGWVEHDPNEIWSSQAGVAAEATVKMGINGTNIKAIGITNQRETTIVWDRATGEPIYNAIVWQDRRTAGFCDQLKQDGHATLVQSKTGLVIDAYFSGSKVRWILDNVKGARAKAEAGKLAFGTVDSWLVWKFTRGKVHATDVTNASRTMLFNIQTLEWDDELLQLLDIPKNMLPEVKQSSEIYGETTTTIFASKIPIAGIAGDQHAALFGQMCIDNGMVKNTYGTGCFMLMNIGEKFIASKNNLLTTIAWKINGTTHYAFEGSIFIGGAVVQWLRDGLGVIKTSAEVEQLALSVPDIGGVYFVPAFAGLGAPYWDPEARGTIVGLTRGTTAGHIARAALQSIAYQTMDVLKAMEADAGLPISELRVDGGATGNNLLMQFQANLLGCKVIRPNVVETTALGAAYLAGLAVGYWKSVDEIKELWQAERIFEPVAHSTETQQGIAGWKKAVRAAQAWSVE
- a CDS encoding MIP/aquaporin family protein, whose product is MSPFLAEFIGTMLLILLGDGVVANVLLKDTKGNNSGWIVITTAWGLAVFVGITVAGPYSGAHLNPAVTIGLAIAGKFLWSNVLSYIIAQMLGAMCGALLVWVMYYDHFKRTNEPGSVLAVFCTGPAVRNYVSNIASEIIGAFVLVFVVFYVTGAEIKPTKVPIGLGSVGALPVALLVWVIGLSLGGTTGYAINPARDLGPRIMHALLPIKSKGTSDWGYAWIPILGPVIGGAIAALIYLQLS
- a CDS encoding glycerol-3-phosphate dehydrogenase/oxidase — translated: MITTDRGEIVRSLDPDKTWDIIITGGGATGLGIALDAASRGYQTLLLEQADFAKGTSSRSTKLVHGGVRYLAQGNISLVREALRERGLLLKNAPHLVKNLPFIIPNYRWWEGMYYSVGLAFYDLLAGKLSFGKTRHISKKETLERLPGIEPKGLYGGVVYYDGQFDDSRLAINLAQTCLEQGAVVLNYFKVTGLEKGGHMKLSGVVANDLETGKIYHLKAKAIINATGVFVDDLLQMDSPGKKPLVRPSQGVHLVLNRSFMPSADALMIPKTDDGRVLFAVPWHDKLVIGTTDTPLDEHSIEPVAREQEIDFILANTARYLERPPERKDVLSVFAGLRPLAAPQDESSKTKEISRGHRIVVSASGLITMTGGKWTTYRKMAEDTVDKAMEIAGLKPALCRTKELPIHGSRQGTDWNDHLYVYGSDRKSLLALANENKVWGEKLHPRYEYLQAEVIWAVRHEMARTVEDVLARRVRLLFLDADAAIEAAPLTARLMAAESGRDSQWQESQVASFKKLAQAYLLH